The bacterium BMS3Abin08 genome includes a window with the following:
- the cbiF gene encoding cobalt-precorrin-4 C(11)-methyltransferase, translated as MSKVYFIGAGPGDPELLTLKGFRLLDQAHVVIYAGSLVNPALLDGIHGETYDSSAMNLDEIVRLMEDSVRKGRMVVRLHTGDTAFYSAISEQIERLRVAGIEYEVIPGVSSASASAASIAQELTIPEISQTIILTRLEGRTPVPGREKLRDLARHGATMVIFLSVGMIERVREELLGGGYPPETPVVVVEKASWPQERVLRGTLSDIVDKVKEAGIKKTALIMVGDALRASLEETGKQSMLYKKDFRHGYRS; from the coding sequence ATGTCCAAAGTGTATTTTATAGGCGCTGGACCGGGTGATCCGGAACTCCTTACCCTGAAAGGATTCAGGCTTCTTGATCAGGCCCATGTGGTGATTTATGCAGGAAGCCTTGTAAACCCCGCCCTGCTGGACGGTATACACGGGGAGACATATGATTCTTCAGCCATGAACCTCGACGAGATTGTCCGCTTAATGGAGGATTCCGTAAGGAAAGGCAGGATGGTTGTAAGGCTCCATACAGGTGATACCGCGTTCTATAGCGCCATATCCGAACAGATTGAGAGGCTGAGAGTTGCGGGGATAGAGTATGAGGTGATACCCGGGGTCTCATCTGCTTCGGCCTCGGCTGCATCAATAGCACAGGAACTCACAATACCCGAGATAAGCCAGACCATAATCCTTACGCGCCTTGAGGGAAGGACGCCCGTGCCCGGACGTGAAAAACTCAGGGATCTTGCGAGACACGGGGCAACGATGGTGATATTCCTGAGTGTGGGCATGATCGAGAGGGTCAGGGAAGAGTTGTTAGGCGGTGGCTATCCTCCGGAGACGCCTGTAGTGGTCGTGGAGAAGGCGTCATGGCCTCAGGAGAGGGTTTTGAGGGGCACACTCAGTGATATAGTCGACAAGGTGAAGGAGGCGGGTATTAAAAAGACCGCCCTTATCATGGTAGGTGATGCGCTCAGGGCTTCTCTTGAGGAGACCGGGAAGCAGTCCATGCTGTACAAAAAAGACTTCAGACATGGTTACAGGAGTTAA